One window of Paenibacillus sp. FSL K6-3182 genomic DNA carries:
- the yunB gene encoding sporulation protein YunB has protein sequence MAKWGRRGWHFRGFGGSRMQLWSGRPFSKVKSVTWGSRGSSASSRPAPKKWGSGARTSASSGKWGIRRPAVKYSSSRSSGNGGSGGTWGSLPAKPRIRRRTIFIIALLVFMVFSIQSFVYIEKNLRPPLMNIAKIRVKQIATQAINKAITEQVASRSDSSNLIDWKMNSNGKISGFMLNYAEHMKITSQTINTVQNTLNEMKDIPEHIPIGHALGSAIISSYGPRVPVKFEPVGAVKVDLSTRQKDAGINMILVEVYIRIIAEVTIIIPFDTEPELVETDIPISYLLVVGDVPMYYYDNTGKPVGESAAQAPNISVPLGEGAGGGVTSSPQNNNNGESSGTGATNAGPSTEATNEGSNHSKGSNQGSNSSGNSSSE, from the coding sequence TTGGCGAAATGGGGAAGGCGAGGCTGGCATTTTCGAGGATTTGGCGGCAGCCGTATGCAGCTTTGGTCTGGCCGTCCATTCTCTAAAGTAAAATCAGTCACTTGGGGCAGTCGAGGAAGCTCAGCTTCATCAAGGCCAGCACCAAAGAAATGGGGTTCGGGAGCTCGTACAAGTGCAAGCAGCGGAAAATGGGGCATTAGGCGTCCAGCCGTAAAATACAGCAGCAGCCGAAGCAGCGGCAATGGCGGATCAGGCGGCACTTGGGGCTCTCTCCCTGCTAAGCCTCGTATAAGACGCCGCACAATCTTTATTATAGCCCTGCTTGTCTTTATGGTTTTTTCGATCCAATCCTTCGTCTATATTGAGAAAAATTTACGGCCGCCGCTGATGAATATAGCGAAAATCAGAGTAAAGCAAATCGCCACGCAGGCTATCAATAAAGCGATAACCGAGCAGGTAGCGAGCCGATCGGACAGCAGCAACCTTATTGACTGGAAGATGAACAGCAATGGGAAAATATCTGGCTTCATGCTTAATTACGCGGAGCATATGAAGATCACCTCGCAAACGATAAACACCGTCCAAAACACCTTAAATGAAATGAAGGATATACCGGAGCATATCCCGATTGGGCATGCGCTGGGTAGTGCGATCATCTCCTCATATGGCCCAAGAGTTCCAGTGAAATTCGAGCCGGTTGGGGCTGTTAAGGTAGATCTTAGCACGCGTCAGAAGGATGCCGGCATCAATATGATTTTGGTTGAGGTATACATTCGCATAATAGCGGAGGTTACGATCATTATTCCGTTTGATACCGAGCCGGAGCTGGTCGAAACGGATATTCCGATTTCATATTTGCTAGTAGTCGGCGACGTGCCGATGTACTATTACGACAATACGGGCAAACCTGTAGGCGAGTCGGCTGCGCAGGCGCCAAACATCTCGGTTCCGCTCGGCGAAGGTGCGGGAGGCGGAGTTACATCCAGTCCACAAAACAACAATAATGGAGAGTCTTCAGGCACTGGAGCAACTAATGCAGGACCGTCAACAGAAGCAACGAACGAAGGCTCTAATCATTCTAAAGGTTCTAACCAAGGATCAAATAGTTCGGGAAATTCATCTTCTGAATAG
- a CDS encoding M23 family metallopeptidase, producing the protein MKLTIPIVAAITAASLFIVTPVSSVKAAPAVKQKTDKAHEQTVDAETDPFSVRRGLYDKLSLFTEVPWFWIAAIDQYERSMSKARPKARPMLGNTVGVFIDQERWVGPLNPNTDDSSPVSINFFNGIGRDGDGNGQAERTSDIDLLYSLVSRVAAYGISNDDFAIGLWEYYQNNRSVQRIQQFARIYEAFGQLDLFEHAFPLPISTHYAYNSTWGTGRSWGGRRTHEGTDIFVRHGVPVRSTCYGIVEVQGWNPYGGWRIGIRDLNNFYHYYAHLSGFDKTVNIGDVVKPGQVVGWVGSSGYGKPGTQGKFPPHLHYGVYSDRGLIEWSFDPYPMLRRWEQAERKRMRSGN; encoded by the coding sequence TTGAAACTGACTATTCCTATTGTTGCAGCAATAACCGCAGCTTCTCTGTTCATTGTCACGCCCGTCAGTTCTGTAAAAGCAGCTCCTGCTGTCAAGCAAAAAACTGATAAGGCCCATGAGCAAACAGTCGATGCTGAGACCGATCCCTTTTCCGTTAGAAGAGGCTTGTATGACAAATTAAGCTTATTTACCGAAGTGCCTTGGTTCTGGATTGCAGCCATCGATCAGTATGAGCGATCCATGTCTAAAGCACGTCCAAAGGCTCGTCCAATGCTTGGGAACACCGTTGGCGTGTTTATCGACCAGGAACGCTGGGTCGGCCCGCTCAATCCGAATACGGATGACAGCTCGCCGGTATCGATCAACTTTTTTAACGGGATTGGCCGCGATGGTGACGGGAATGGACAAGCGGAACGAACAAGCGACATCGATCTTCTCTATTCACTTGTTAGCCGCGTTGCCGCGTACGGTATCTCCAATGATGATTTCGCAATCGGACTTTGGGAGTATTATCAAAATAATCGTTCAGTGCAGCGCATCCAGCAGTTCGCCCGAATCTATGAAGCATTTGGCCAGCTTGATTTGTTCGAGCATGCATTCCCGCTGCCAATCAGCACTCATTATGCCTATAACAGCACCTGGGGAACCGGGCGAAGCTGGGGCGGCAGGCGTACCCATGAAGGTACCGACATTTTCGTAAGGCATGGCGTCCCTGTTCGGAGCACCTGTTATGGCATTGTTGAGGTGCAGGGCTGGAATCCCTACGGCGGCTGGAGAATTGGCATTCGTGATCTAAACAATTTTTACCACTATTACGCACATTTGTCCGGCTTTGACAAAACCGTTAATATAGGCGATGTCGTAAAGCCTGGACAGGTTGTTGGATGGGTAGGAAGCTCTGGTTACGGCAAACCCGGGACGCAGGGAAAGTTTCCTCCTCACCTGCATTATGGCGTATACAGCGACCGCGGATTAATTGAATGGTCGTTTGATCCATATCCGATGCTGCGCCGCTGGGAGCAAGCAGAGCGTAAACGAATGCGTTCCGGAAATTAA
- a CDS encoding site-specific integrase, whose protein sequence is MKDLENESLDNKYLEKNEIAEFLNVVKLFGRFNDLEMFYLFIFSGMRSGELCALQWNDINFETNDIRINKTLYTPRGNMREYKLTPSKTKGSTRTFDIDGSVIALIKAHKLKQIEAKNSAISQGIKCVDSNFVISRINGHPYTQRMIYIRMQRIIRRTSIKKNATPHIFRHTH, encoded by the coding sequence ATGAAGGATTTAGAAAATGAAAGTCTAGATAATAAATATTTAGAGAAAAACGAAATTGCTGAGTTTTTGAATGTTGTAAAATTATTTGGTCGTTTCAATGATCTTGAAATGTTCTATTTATTCATTTTTTCAGGTATGCGTTCGGGTGAATTATGTGCCTTACAATGGAATGACATTAATTTTGAAACTAATGATATACGTATTAACAAAACTCTCTACACTCCAAGGGGCAATATGCGCGAGTACAAGTTAACCCCATCTAAAACAAAAGGTTCCACTAGGACATTCGATATTGATGGAAGTGTGATTGCACTAATCAAAGCACATAAATTAAAACAAATCGAAGCCAAAAATTCGGCAATCAGCCAAGGTATTAAATGTGTTGATTCTAATTTTGTAATCTCACGAATTAATGGTCATCCTTATACACAACGTATGATTTATATCCGCATGCAACGAATTATAAGAAGGACAAGCATAAAGAAGAACGCAACACCCCATATTTTTCGCCACACACATTAG